Within the Anaerotignum faecicola genome, the region CAAATTGCGCAGTGTACCGTTTACCACCTCCGTCACGAAGGCTCTGTCCTGTCTGGACATCGCACCGTTCTGCCGCAGCAGGCGGCGCAATGTCATTGTATTATAGGCATCCGCCGTCATGATTTCCATGAGCGCCTCTGCCGCAATCTCTCTTGGATTGATTTGGATCATTTTTTTCCATTCCTTCCGTTCAAGCCATTCTGTCTCAACATAATATTATACGACAAAACAGAGGATTCTTCAATCATTTCGCCCCTATTTCGACAAAAAAGAGGCATCCGCAAAAACACCAAAAGGCTAATCCGCAATCAGATTAGCCTTTCTTTTTTAATCGTCTCTTCTGCCAAAGATGGCAACCAAGCGCAACAGCTGCGCGATTGCCGCAAACGCCGCCGCAACATAGGTCATTGCCGCCGCACTCAGCACCCTTTTCGCACCGCCGATTTCATCGCTGTCCAGAAATCCGTCATCTGCCAGCAGGCGAATCGCCCTTCTGGATGCGTTGAATTCCACAGGCAGTGTAATAATCGTAAACACAACGGAAAGGGAGAAGAACAGAATCCCCAGTGTCACCAATGTGCTGCCGCCGCCGCTGAAAATAAACCCAATCAAAATCAGGGGAATTGCCAGTCTGGAGCCGAAGTTTGCCAGAGGCACGAAAAAGCTTCGCAGTGCCAAGGGTGCATAGCCCACGTCATGCTGAATGGCATGCCCTGTCTCGTGTGCCGCTACGCCGACCGCCGCTACCGATGTGCTGTCATACACGCTTTCGGACAGGCGCAGTGTCTTTGTTCTGGGGTCATAATGGTCTGTCAGGTTGCCTGCCACACGCTGCACGCTTACATCATAAATGCCTGCGTTGTGCATCATCTGCTCTGCCACCTGCGCCCCCGTCAAGCCTCGTCTGTTTCTGATTTTCGCATATTTCTTAAATGTACCGGATACCTTCATCTGCGCAACCATCGAAAAAATGAATGCCAGAAGCACCAAAAAGTACATACTGTCGTATCCATATCCATAACCATAATACATATCGGTTCCTCCTATCTGTTTGGAACTTTCCTATTCAAGCCTTAGCCAAGCAAAATGCCTGTCTGCATTTCATGCCCACGCAGATACGCATCCGCCGTCATCTTCTTGCCGCCGCGCGCCTGCACCTCTTTGATACGCAAAATTCCATCGCCGCATTTTACCGCAAAGTCCTTTTTTGT harbors:
- a CDS encoding zinc metallopeptidase, which gives rise to MYYGYGYGYDSMYFLVLLAFIFSMVAQMKVSGTFKKYAKIRNRRGLTGAQVAEQMMHNAGIYDVSVQRVAGNLTDHYDPRTKTLRLSESVYDSTSVAAVGVAAHETGHAIQHDVGYAPLALRSFFVPLANFGSRLAIPLILIGFIFSGGGSTLVTLGILFFSLSVVFTIITLPVEFNASRRAIRLLADDGFLDSDEIGGAKRVLSAAAMTYVAAAFAAIAQLLRLVAIFGRRDD